A single window of uncultured Methanospirillum sp. DNA harbors:
- a CDS encoding PAS domain-containing sensor histidine kinase, giving the protein MRRIGRLPGIIPFSFLIMLTMIAALIIFTTIISVISYSETRQNLENNWMLTMNNTGQHLTDSIHLVSDGLRLFELTYDPVLKQDFVPFLEAYNTSDQNPMGIDLIRLKEELPSPLGPKTDLYIIDDQGIIINSTLSSDLGLDFKTWPDVYRDITRIREGDMFRSDRAVIGFKSDQVVRKYAYLPTPDHRYLLELSIVVDEYMHERKDFSLLHAAESVADQNPEVVSITLFDSMVRSLSAEGVVQSVQDNETVEKVRSAFSQKKDIEVSDSDGVVSERFIYIQAGGNETVSDNMLNMVAHIRYDPSSYLSRLRATFQYHLLIAAISVFLAILLAYYLTRHLTRPIRQIIDDIDSIAKGDLDHQVHHTGSPEFTRLEGSITLMVQSLKTLIETLREKEDRLVTSEQRYRSLVESQTDLIIRFDQSGIIRYTNQAFYQAFQLTPDEVIGKPVFDLVSGDLLSVTRKFFENMAASPSASTLETRIQKKDGTTIWVQWVNQVITDQDRVITEYQSVGRDITKRKSAETALRESEEKYRLLVSSLPDFIIVHQNGKVLLTNDATATVLGYKQEDLINTHVLDYVLPEYHDVVISGMKQRIQGEEVPHYEIAVRGADGSLRQVIVRASIISSTGIPTFLTVLTDITERKKAEELVIEGERKYRRLVEQLNEGILITDTQEATIFTNSRMQEILGYSGEELIGKEFSSFVLPEEIPYLRERIANRNKGISERYSLTLLTRHKKQIFTEISASPSMSPDGTITGSIAVVTDVTRRKKAEKKLEKYTHDLEQKTVELEVLRDQLFAMNKDLDRIVKGRTDQVMKLLTQKDEFIMQLGHDLRTPLTPVLGLLPDLISEEEDELTKKTLLIIHTNVRFIQEICDKSLKLAKMSSFDIKPDIEPVAIRDVVTSLLNAHAVELQAAGITACNAVPSELVAGADPILFHELLDNLVSNGIKYIQRKDGELLISGNTEGEMIEIRVADNGQGLRAGETEKIFDVFYKSDRSRHDKTSTGLGLAICRRIVENHRGSIWAESPGPGRGTTFIILLPAWKY; this is encoded by the coding sequence ATGAGAAGAATAGGAAGGTTACCAGGGATCATTCCATTCTCGTTCCTCATCATGCTCACGATGATCGCTGCACTCATCATCTTTACGACTATCATATCAGTCATATCCTACTCTGAAACCCGTCAGAACCTTGAGAACAACTGGATGCTGACGATGAATAACACCGGGCAGCATCTTACCGATTCAATTCATCTGGTTTCAGACGGGCTCCGATTGTTTGAACTCACCTATGATCCTGTTCTAAAACAGGATTTTGTTCCATTTCTTGAGGCATACAACACATCTGATCAGAACCCGATGGGCATCGATCTGATAAGACTGAAAGAAGAGTTGCCCTCACCTCTAGGCCCTAAAACTGATCTCTACATCATCGATGATCAGGGGATCATCATAAACTCCACCCTCAGTTCTGACCTGGGACTTGACTTTAAAACCTGGCCTGATGTGTATCGCGATATCACCAGGATCAGGGAAGGGGATATGTTCCGGTCAGATCGGGCAGTTATCGGATTTAAATCCGACCAGGTGGTCCGAAAATATGCATATCTCCCGACACCTGATCACCGGTACCTGCTTGAACTCTCTATCGTTGTTGATGAGTATATGCATGAGAGAAAGGACTTCTCTCTGCTTCATGCAGCCGAATCAGTAGCAGATCAGAATCCCGAAGTTGTATCGATAACTCTTTTTGATTCCATGGTCCGCTCACTCTCTGCCGAAGGTGTTGTTCAGTCAGTTCAGGATAACGAGACAGTAGAGAAGGTCAGATCGGCATTTTCTCAAAAGAAAGACATAGAGGTTTCTGATTCAGATGGTGTGGTTTCAGAGCGGTTCATCTACATCCAGGCAGGAGGCAATGAGACCGTCTCTGATAATATGCTTAATATGGTGGCTCATATCAGGTATGACCCTTCATCATACCTCTCACGCCTGCGGGCAACATTTCAATACCACCTGCTCATCGCCGCAATATCCGTCTTTCTTGCAATACTGCTGGCGTATTATCTCACCCGTCATCTGACCCGGCCTATCAGGCAGATCATCGATGATATCGACTCCATCGCGAAGGGTGATCTCGATCACCAGGTTCATCATACCGGTAGTCCCGAGTTCACGAGACTTGAGGGGAGTATTACCCTGATGGTCCAGTCGCTCAAAACACTAATTGAAACACTCAGGGAGAAAGAGGACCGGCTTGTTACAAGTGAACAACGGTACCGCTCTCTTGTTGAGAGCCAGACTGATCTCATCATAAGGTTTGATCAGTCAGGGATTATCAGGTACACGAATCAGGCTTTTTATCAGGCATTCCAGCTGACCCCAGACGAGGTCATCGGAAAACCTGTATTTGATCTGGTATCAGGAGATCTTCTCTCTGTCACCAGGAAATTCTTTGAAAATATGGCTGCCAGCCCTTCAGCCAGTACCCTTGAGACCCGTATTCAAAAGAAGGATGGGACCACGATATGGGTTCAGTGGGTCAACCAGGTCATCACTGATCAGGATCGTGTGATAACCGAGTATCAGTCTGTCGGGAGAGATATCACCAAACGGAAGAGTGCTGAAACAGCGCTCAGGGAGAGTGAGGAGAAATACAGGTTGCTTGTTTCAAGTCTTCCAGATTTCATCATCGTACATCAGAATGGCAAGGTTCTTCTGACCAATGATGCGACTGCAACCGTTCTCGGGTATAAGCAGGAAGACCTGATCAATACACATGTTCTGGACTATGTACTACCTGAATATCACGATGTTGTCATATCAGGAATGAAACAACGAATTCAGGGAGAAGAAGTTCCTCATTATGAGATCGCAGTCAGAGGTGCTGATGGATCGCTCAGGCAGGTCATAGTTCGTGCGTCAATCATCTCATCCACCGGGATACCCACATTTTTAACAGTCCTTACCGATATCACCGAACGAAAAAAGGCAGAAGAACTTGTCATTGAGGGAGAGAGGAAGTACCGAAGACTCGTAGAGCAGCTGAATGAAGGAATCCTGATCACCGATACCCAGGAGGCCACCATCTTTACCAACAGCAGGATGCAGGAGATTCTCGGATACTCGGGTGAAGAGTTAATCGGAAAGGAATTCTCTTCCTTTGTCTTACCTGAAGAGATTCCCTATTTGAGGGAGAGGATAGCGAACCGGAACAAAGGAATATCTGAACGGTACTCCCTGACTCTTCTGACCAGACATAAAAAGCAGATATTCACCGAGATCTCTGCATCCCCATCAATGAGTCCTGACGGAACAATTACCGGTTCTATTGCCGTGGTTACCGATGTTACCAGAAGAAAAAAAGCAGAAAAGAAGCTCGAGAAGTACACCCACGATCTCGAACAGAAGACTGTGGAACTTGAGGTCCTGCGTGATCAGCTGTTTGCGATGAACAAGGATCTGGACAGAATCGTAAAAGGGCGTACTGATCAGGTGATGAAACTGCTCACCCAGAAGGATGAGTTCATCATGCAGCTCGGTCACGATCTCCGGACTCCTCTGACTCCGGTACTCGGACTTCTGCCAGATCTGATCAGCGAGGAAGAGGATGAACTGACGAAGAAAACCCTGCTCATCATCCATACCAATGTCAGGTTTATCCAGGAGATCTGTGACAAGTCACTCAAGCTTGCAAAGATGAGTTCATTTGATATCAAGCCTGATATCGAACCGGTTGCGATCAGGGATGTAGTCACCTCGCTTCTGAATGCCCATGCTGTAGAACTTCAGGCTGCCGGGATAACTGCCTGTAATGCTGTGCCATCAGAACTTGTCGCAGGAGCAGATCCGATCCTGTTTCATGAACTTTTAGATAATCTCGTATCAAATGGAATAAAGTATATCCAGCGTAAAGACGGAGAGTTACTCATTTCAGGTAACACGGAAGGAGAGATGATCGAGATCCGTGTTGCTGATAACGGCCAGGGTTTACGCGCAGGTGAGACCGAAAAGATATTTGACGTGTTTTACAAGTCAGACCGCTCAAGACATGATAAAACATCGACTGGTCTTGGGCTTGCAATCTGCAGACGGATCGTCGAAAACCATAGGGGAAGCATTTGGGCAGAGAGTCCCGGGCCTGGCAGAGGGACCACCTTTATTATTTTGCTACCCGCATGGAAGTACTAG
- a CDS encoding small ribosomal subunit Rsm22 family protein, whose protein sequence is MKQGRRPDNTRKEKGEPNKSRLSGSDPRRRERETSGSRPDTIQKKRSVSHKKSPAKPDGPILPSLLEDLISRYITEKTEKSYDDPVFLERLRQAIIAQKASYWREKPGKSVKYGRGYDILSYLAYQVPVYFSQFRSLLQDLENQSVLPNDLVVLDIGTGPGVVPLAIIDLWKDQKKGTLDMYSIERSAEHIEAFRYLTDGYAQDKPGINIHQVLQEDLTKISDLNLPTLPEKAGLITFQNVLAELEHLSIPARAAIVNSYARLLSDDGFLIIVEPAELRHATSLRLLQKELIKSGLHVYAPCSYLWGSGCDPASCWTFREDSPIQPTSLMTLLAGEEEGYRFINTDRKYAYVILTKQQKTRCTYRVPRKTRMVRLSHLEKFAGRLISVAGVRMSGDIGNRGMHIFKFCDGTCKEPTYLVLSARNRRPGHAPLFASGYGDPLTITGVQVRRHQQHKAWNLVISQDSRIEPALSARERRPGDPAQNDEVEQDDFSTSIPDTDKSERPSPSSKPVRDKKRRPADQEGRKVSRPFNSRREKQKRIRRGE, encoded by the coding sequence ATGAAACAAGGCAGAAGACCAGATAATACCAGGAAAGAGAAGGGAGAGCCCAATAAGAGCAGACTCTCCGGTTCTGATCCCAGGAGAAGAGAGAGAGAGACGTCCGGCTCCAGGCCGGATACTATACAAAAGAAACGCTCTGTATCTCACAAGAAAAGCCCAGCCAAACCGGATGGCCCGATACTTCCATCACTCCTCGAAGACCTGATCTCCCGGTATATCACCGAAAAGACAGAAAAATCGTATGATGATCCGGTTTTTCTGGAGCGTCTTCGTCAGGCAATCATTGCCCAGAAGGCATCGTACTGGCGGGAAAAACCCGGGAAGTCGGTAAAGTACGGAAGAGGATATGACATCCTCTCCTACCTCGCCTACCAGGTTCCGGTTTACTTTTCCCAGTTCAGATCCCTCCTGCAGGACCTTGAGAATCAATCGGTTCTCCCAAATGATCTCGTGGTACTTGATATCGGAACCGGCCCGGGTGTTGTTCCTCTGGCCATCATCGATCTCTGGAAGGATCAGAAGAAAGGGACCCTTGATATGTATTCAATCGAGCGGTCGGCAGAACATATCGAAGCATTCAGGTACCTGACCGACGGGTATGCACAAGATAAGCCTGGAATCAATATCCATCAGGTGCTACAGGAAGACCTGACAAAGATATCAGATCTGAATCTGCCAACTCTGCCGGAAAAAGCAGGACTCATCACGTTTCAGAATGTCCTTGCTGAACTTGAACATCTGAGTATTCCTGCCAGGGCTGCTATCGTCAATTCATATGCCAGGCTTCTCAGCGATGACGGATTTCTCATCATTGTTGAGCCTGCAGAACTACGACATGCCACAAGCCTGCGATTACTCCAGAAGGAACTGATCAAGAGTGGACTCCATGTCTATGCCCCATGCTCATATCTCTGGGGAAGCGGGTGTGACCCGGCCTCATGCTGGACTTTCAGGGAAGACTCACCGATACAACCTACATCTCTGATGACCCTCCTTGCCGGAGAAGAGGAAGGGTACCGGTTCATTAATACAGACAGAAAGTATGCCTATGTCATTCTGACAAAGCAGCAGAAAACCAGATGCACATACCGTGTTCCGAGAAAAACCCGGATGGTCCGCCTCTCTCACCTTGAAAAGTTCGCAGGTCGTCTCATCTCTGTAGCGGGTGTCAGGATGTCAGGGGATATCGGGAACAGGGGAATGCACATATTCAAGTTCTGCGACGGAACCTGCAAAGAGCCGACATACCTGGTTCTCTCTGCCAGAAACCGGAGACCCGGTCATGCACCCCTCTTTGCATCCGGATATGGTGATCCTCTGACGATCACCGGTGTGCAGGTCCGTCGCCATCAGCAGCATAAGGCATGGAACCTGGTTATCAGCCAGGACTCCCGCATCGAACCGGCTTTGTCAGCCAGGGAACGCCGTCCCGGAGATCCTGCACAAAACGATGAAGTTGAGCAGGATGATTTTTCTACTTCAATCCCAGATACAGACAAATCAGAAAGACCTTCACCGTCATCAAAGCCAGTCAGAGATAAGAAACGCAGGCCTGCTGATCAGGAAGGCAGAAAAGTGAGTCGTCCATTCAACTCAAGGCGTGAAAAGCAAAAAAGGATCAGAAGAGGGGAGTAA
- a CDS encoding tetratricopeptide repeat protein: MSDEDPIKILKVRFAKGEISTSQYEEMLSYLLDDVSAIQKNPVTETTELTQDPDISETLTTSSEPCVPESEEDAEIQTSGEVQADLDYDSDEPIGDDPITDEGFHPHLAGDSVAQPDGSAQGAGQLPESQYLADATLSAGIVDENRILEEQIEELEIIEETEEGVQGERPAIPGVFLSGQDLGNVCYVTAVNLIHAGEYDKALPFLEKSIEIDPNQSQAWLYRGSILHNKKSYEEALVCFDKALSLDKTQIKAALFKGYCLFNLHRDQDALSAFDLVISQDRRHARAWLFKGYCLQNLKQFREAASAFTAVTEHNPKDMAGYLHKGICLFELDQHRDALSAFDKVLELDKRNLSAWLFKIRSFIKMNRYQEALQSSSKLIEITPREISAWLSRADLLLKLNKIEEALDATKKALVVDKWNADAWNLRGLCFHKLKRYEQALPCYENALKLNPRHAEAMRNRASCFHKLKRHVDALQYYEVAIEENPDNVEAWFNRGLILHKSKQYDDALVSYDKVINLDRFNVKAYFNKGKIHRALEQYYEALQSFTQATNVDPQFAAAWFHMGLIYSDLVRHKEAIQCYDRTLRLDPKHVGALLNKGIILDDLGAKREAFACFQRATALDPRVATSMKAKGKFAH; this comes from the coding sequence ATGTCTGACGAGGATCCGATAAAGATACTAAAGGTCCGGTTTGCCAAAGGGGAGATCAGTACCTCGCAATATGAGGAGATGCTCTCATATCTCCTCGACGATGTATCAGCAATACAAAAAAATCCCGTCACTGAGACAACTGAGTTAACCCAGGACCCGGACATCAGTGAGACACTGACAACCTCATCTGAACCATGTGTTCCTGAATCTGAAGAGGACGCAGAGATACAGACGTCAGGTGAGGTTCAGGCTGATCTGGATTACGACTCTGACGAGCCGATCGGTGACGATCCCATCACTGACGAGGGCTTTCACCCCCACCTCGCAGGAGACAGTGTAGCACAACCTGATGGCTCGGCACAAGGTGCTGGTCAGCTCCCTGAAAGCCAGTACCTTGCCGATGCCACGCTCTCAGCAGGAATTGTTGATGAGAACCGGATCCTGGAAGAGCAGATAGAAGAACTTGAGATCATTGAGGAGACCGAGGAGGGGGTCCAGGGTGAGAGACCAGCAATCCCGGGCGTATTCCTTTCAGGTCAGGATCTCGGGAATGTCTGTTATGTCACGGCAGTGAATCTGATCCATGCAGGAGAATATGACAAGGCCCTGCCATTTCTTGAAAAGAGTATCGAGATAGATCCAAACCAGTCTCAGGCCTGGCTTTATCGCGGAAGCATCCTACACAACAAGAAATCCTACGAAGAGGCACTGGTCTGTTTTGACAAAGCACTCTCTCTTGACAAAACTCAGATCAAGGCGGCTCTCTTCAAAGGCTACTGCCTCTTCAACCTTCACCGGGATCAAGATGCACTTTCAGCATTCGATCTCGTTATCTCGCAGGACAGGAGGCATGCCCGTGCATGGCTCTTCAAAGGGTACTGTCTTCAGAATCTGAAGCAGTTCCGCGAAGCTGCATCTGCTTTTACTGCAGTTACTGAACATAACCCGAAGGATATGGCAGGATATCTCCACAAAGGGATCTGCCTCTTTGAACTGGACCAGCATCGGGATGCTCTCTCTGCATTTGACAAGGTCCTTGAGCTTGACAAGAGGAACCTCTCGGCCTGGCTCTTTAAGATCCGTTCATTTATCAAGATGAACAGGTACCAGGAGGCTCTGCAGAGTTCTTCCAAGCTGATAGAGATAACACCCCGCGAGATCAGTGCCTGGCTATCCCGTGCAGACCTCCTTCTGAAACTGAACAAGATAGAAGAAGCACTTGACGCCACAAAAAAAGCACTCGTGGTTGACAAGTGGAATGCTGATGCCTGGAACCTTCGCGGGCTCTGCTTTCATAAACTGAAGCGGTACGAACAGGCCCTTCCCTGTTATGAAAATGCCCTGAAACTCAACCCCCGTCATGCTGAGGCGATGAGAAACCGTGCCTCGTGCTTCCATAAATTAAAGCGACATGTGGACGCCCTGCAGTACTACGAGGTTGCCATTGAAGAGAACCCGGACAATGTCGAGGCCTGGTTTAACCGTGGACTGATCCTCCACAAGTCCAAACAGTACGATGATGCACTGGTCTCATACGATAAAGTGATCAACCTCGACAGGTTCAACGTAAAGGCCTACTTCAACAAGGGAAAGATACACCGGGCTCTTGAACAGTATTATGAGGCTCTCCAATCCTTCACCCAGGCAACAAATGTAGACCCGCAGTTTGCAGCAGCCTGGTTTCATATGGGTCTCATCTACTCAGATCTTGTGAGGCATAAAGAGGCGATCCAGTGTTATGACCGGACGCTCAGGCTTGACCCGAAACATGTAGGAGCCCTGCTCAACAAAGGGATCATCCTTGATGACCTTGGTGCAAAACGTGAAGCGTTTGCCTGTTTCCAGAGAGCAACTGCTCTTGACCCGAGGGTTGCAACAAGTATGAAAGCAAAGGGTAAGTTCGCCCACTGA
- a CDS encoding adenosylhomocysteinase, with translation MDSGDLKIEWARQYMPVLGTIAERFKKDKPFDGMTIGMALHVEAKTANLVKTLAAGGAKVFITGCNPLSTQDDVAQALDRVDGVTCYAKRGCSVDEYYKAMDAVLDAKPDITIDDGMDLIHRMHTTRRDVLKKIIGGCEETTTGIHRLRAMADEGKLEFPVIAVNDTPMKRFFDNVHGTGESALTAIMATTNNLIAGKWLVVAGFGYCGRGIARKASGLGAKVIVTEVDPRRALEAYMEGYHVMPMTKAAEVGDIFITTTGNKDIIREEHFSLLKDGAILSNAGHFNVEIDGAWLNAHAEKITERDGIHSYLLNGRTIHLLAEGRLVNLAVPKGMGHPIEVMDLSFALQALGTRFIADHHAELGPGVHEVPDSIDREVASIKLASLGLGIDTLSADQQQYMCSWDVGT, from the coding sequence ATGGACTCAGGGGATCTCAAGATAGAATGGGCACGGCAGTATATGCCGGTGCTAGGCACCATTGCAGAGCGGTTTAAAAAAGATAAGCCGTTTGACGGGATGACTATCGGCATGGCACTTCATGTCGAGGCAAAGACGGCAAACCTGGTGAAAACCCTTGCAGCAGGAGGGGCAAAGGTCTTTATCACCGGGTGCAACCCGCTCTCAACCCAGGATGATGTTGCCCAGGCATTAGACAGAGTTGATGGGGTTACCTGTTATGCAAAACGTGGATGCTCTGTTGATGAGTATTACAAGGCCATGGATGCGGTCCTGGATGCAAAGCCGGACATCACCATCGATGACGGTATGGATCTGATCCACCGGATGCACACAACACGGCGTGATGTGCTCAAGAAGATCATCGGCGGATGTGAAGAGACGACCACCGGTATCCACCGCCTGCGAGCCATGGCAGACGAGGGCAAGCTCGAGTTCCCTGTCATCGCAGTCAACGATACCCCGATGAAGAGATTCTTTGATAATGTGCATGGAACCGGAGAAAGTGCCCTCACCGCCATCATGGCCACAACCAACAACCTGATTGCAGGAAAGTGGCTGGTAGTTGCAGGGTTCGGATACTGTGGGCGGGGTATCGCCCGCAAGGCTTCCGGGCTTGGTGCAAAGGTAATCGTTACCGAGGTCGATCCACGCCGTGCTCTTGAAGCATACATGGAAGGATACCATGTCATGCCGATGACCAAGGCAGCAGAGGTCGGTGATATCTTTATCACAACAACCGGTAACAAGGATATCATCAGGGAAGAGCACTTCAGTCTGCTGAAAGATGGTGCAATTCTCTCCAATGCCGGCCACTTCAATGTTGAGATCGATGGTGCCTGGCTGAATGCACATGCCGAGAAGATAACCGAACGTGATGGAATCCACAGTTACCTCCTCAACGGCCGTACCATTCACCTGCTTGCAGAAGGCAGACTTGTGAACCTGGCAGTGCCGAAAGGTATGGGTCACCCGATTGAGGTGATGGATCTCTCCTTCGCCTTGCAGGCTCTTGGTACCAGATTTATCGCTGACCATCATGCCGAACTCGGACCCGGAGTTCATGAAGTGCCTGACAGCATCGACCGCGAGGTTGCATCTATTAAACTTGCATCACTCGGGCTAGGGATCGATACCCTGAGTGCAGATCAGCAGCAGTACATGTGCAGCTGGGACGTCGGGACGTAA
- the hisF gene encoding imidazole glycerol phosphate synthase subunit HisF, with amino-acid sequence MVLTRRIIPCLDIKDGRVVKGTNFLGLRDAGDPVELAERYNEQGADEVVFLDITASKEKRGMIIDVISRAADRLFLPLTVGGGIRSLEDIKRTLRAGADKVSMNTSAVEDPSLIEQGARAFGTQCIVVAIDVRRNMNENPDASPVTLKDGTTCWYEVVTYGGSRPTGIDAVQWAKEAEERGAGEILLTSMETDGTKDGFDISITSRISDAVGIPVIASGGVGTLEHFYDGFVYGKADAALAASVFHYGELTVSEVKEYLIKRDLPIRPPLKR; translated from the coding sequence ATGGTACTTACCCGCCGCATCATCCCGTGCCTGGATATCAAAGACGGCCGAGTCGTGAAAGGGACGAACTTTCTCGGGCTGCGCGATGCCGGTGATCCAGTGGAACTAGCCGAGCGGTACAATGAACAGGGTGCAGATGAGGTGGTGTTCCTCGATATCACGGCATCAAAAGAGAAGAGAGGGATGATCATCGATGTGATCAGCCGTGCCGCAGACCGGCTCTTTCTTCCCCTTACCGTGGGCGGCGGAATCAGATCGCTTGAGGACATCAAACGGACACTGCGTGCAGGGGCAGACAAGGTCAGCATGAACACGAGTGCTGTGGAAGATCCCTCGCTCATAGAGCAGGGAGCACGTGCCTTTGGAACCCAGTGTATCGTTGTAGCCATCGATGTCAGGCGGAATATGAATGAGAATCCTGACGCCTCGCCTGTTACTCTCAAAGACGGTACCACCTGCTGGTATGAGGTTGTCACCTACGGGGGATCACGGCCAACCGGGATCGATGCGGTACAGTGGGCAAAGGAGGCAGAAGAGCGGGGTGCAGGGGAGATCCTGCTCACCTCCATGGAGACGGACGGAACCAAGGACGGGTTTGATATTTCGATCACCTCCCGGATATCTGATGCGGTTGGAATACCGGTCATCGCTTCAGGAGGAGTCGGAACTCTTGAACATTTTTACGACGGGTTTGTGTACGGTAAGGCAGATGCAGCACTTGCTGCAAGTGTCTTTCACTACGGGGAATTGACAGTTTCAGAGGTGAAGGAGTACCTCATAAAGAGAGATCTTCCGATCAGGCCCCCACTGAAACGATAG